A section of the Echeneis naucrates chromosome 12, fEcheNa1.1, whole genome shotgun sequence genome encodes:
- the naif1 gene encoding nuclear apoptosis-inducing factor 1, whose protein sequence is MASVAKKRKMNFSEREVEIIVEEIEKQKHTLVNHFNAGVTHMAKNNAWVDILKKVNAVTTCARELPEVKKKWSDMKTEVRRKVAQARAAIEGTSTDCTPVPVILTAMQQRICNLLGEATIISLPAGDSDAEITLPVTVNTAATVTLTEALPAASGSVCDEGKSLNAEPTYHTLEDGGVVEYCTTTVGDSAPTVVTAVEAPVEMLASSSASPPPPQSQAKPQELKSRIALNSARLLQEQRVTNVHIRQIAQHLEGQNELLQMMRRSQEAQAFAQERQAQALEGTQAALLALVQMLRPALKDLRKFLQSGTEVMNPSSSAAAGLTDGSVVEEHSRPKTPPTQQTEDTQ, encoded by the exons ATGGCCTCGGTGgcgaaaaagagaaaaatgaatttctcggagagagaggtggaaatTATTGTGGAAGAAATagagaaacaaaagcacacTCTGGTTAACCACTTCAATGCTGGAGTCACACACATGGCAAAGAATAACGCGTGGGTGGACATCCTGAAAAAGGTCAATGCTGTCACCACCTGTGCCAGAGAGTTACCCGAGGTGAAGAAGAAGTGGTCCGACATGAAGACCGAGGTACGGCGGAAGGTGGCTCAGGCGCGGGCTGCTATAGAGGGGACCTCCACTGACTGCACTCCAGTTCCGGTCATCCTCACTGCTATGCAGCAGCGGATCTGTAACCTCCTGGGGGAGGCCACCATCATCAGTTTACCTGCCGGAGACTCAGACGCTGAGATCACTTTGCCCGTGACGGTGAACACGGCCGCTACTGTCACACTCACTGAGG CTCTTCCAGCAGCCTCAGGATCAGTGTGTGATGAAGGGAAGTCTCTGAACG CTGAACCCACATATCACACCCTGGAGGATGGAGGTGTGGTTGAGTACTGCACCACCACTGTTGGTGATTCCGCTCCCACTGTGGTGACAGCCGTTGAAGCTCCAGTAGAGATGCTGGCCTCGTCCTCAGCATCCCCACCTCCCCCTCAGAGTCAGGCCAAACCTCAGGAGCTGAAAAGCCGCATCGCCCTCAACTCCGCTCGCCTGCTGCAGGAGCAGAGAGTCACCAACGTCCACATCCGACAGATTGCCCAGCACCTGGAGGGCCAGAACGAGCTGCTGCAGATGATGCGGCGCTCCCAGGAGGCTCAGGCATTTGCCCAAGAAAGACAGGCCCAGGCCTTGGAGGGTACACAGGCTGCCTTGCTTGCACTAGTGCAGATGCTTAGACCTGCTTTAAAGGACCTGCGCAAATTCCTGCAGAGTGGGACAGAGGTGATGAACCcgagcagctcagcagcagcaggattgACTGATGGGTCAGTAGTAGAGGAGCACAGCAGGCCCAAAACACCACCTACACAGCAAACCGAGGACACACAATAG
- the LOC115051854 gene encoding protein FAM102A-like: MTFLMKKKKFKFQVYFTLEELTAVPFVNGVLFCKVRLIDGGDFSVSSSREEVRQNCVRWRKKFSFVCKMSANPITGVLDPCICRVSVRKELKGGKAFSKLGFADLNIAEFAGSGSTVRCCILEGYDTKNTRQDNSILKVTIGMTLLSADPCFRTPPSTAKSISTGDQDPTLQLDCKGESTDTTAQPLGRIMDGARAFKPRQASARSSGLPEEGENVSSPDEVFHTGHFRSSSYASQHSRISGYSTGHSRCSSLTDLSHHRNASSSSSTSCGVAQPHHPIQPPPSIPAEHHTQPTPTRPDRPPPPSVAALMSNRSSRRKKVTVERQPSCVDDTRIDADDIVEKIVQSQNFSDSSNNEDSNLRLFVSKDGSTALSGTLANRGTAGVFEPVVIETH, encoded by the exons ATGACttttttgatgaaaaagaagaagttcaAGTTTCAAGTGTATTTCACTCTGGAGGAGCTGACAGCGGTGCCGTTTGTCAACGGGGTCCTGTTCTGCAAGGTCCGGCTCATTGACGGCGGAGACTTCTCTGTGTCGTCATCCAG GGAGGAGGTGCGGCAGAACTGCGTTCGATGGAGGAAGAAGTTCTCCTTTGTCTGTAAAATGAGCGCCAACCCGATCACTGGAGTGTTGGACCCCTGCATCTGCAGGGTCTCTGTGCGCAAG GAGCTCAAAGGAGGAAAAGCCTTCTCAAAA TTAGGATTCGCTGATCTCAACATTGCAGAGTTTGCAGGTTCAGGCTCGACTGTTCGATGCTGCATCCTGGAGGGTTACGACACCAAGAACACTCGACAAGACAACTCCATTCTCAAG gtAACTATTGGCATGACTCTGCTGTCTGCAGACCCCTGCTTTAGGAC GCCCCCCAGCACAGCTAAATCCATCTCCACAGGGGACCAGGATCCCACCCTACAGCTGGACTGTAAGGGAGAGAGCACTGATACCACAGCGCAGCCACTAGGGCGAATCATGGATGGGGCTCGTGCCTTCAAACCCCGACAGGCGTCAGCACGTAGCTCAG GGCTCCCTGAGGAGGGCGAGAATGTGTCCAGCCCAGATGAGGTCTTTCATACCGGTCACTTCCGCAGTTCCAGCTACGCCAGCCAGCACAGCAGGATATCAG GCTACAGCACAGGCCACTCTCGCTGCTCCAGTCTAACTGATCTTAGTCACCATAGAAACGcatcctccagcagcagcacttcCTGCGGGGTAGCCCAACCTCACCACCCTATCCAGCCACCTCCATCCATCCCTGCCGAGCATCACACACAGCCAACCCCTACCAGGCCAGACAGGCCACCTCCACCCTCTGTAGCAGCCCTCATGTCCAACAGGTCTTCAAG gaggaaaaaggtCACAGTGGAGAGGCAGCCTAGTTGTGTGGATGACACTCGCATTGATGCAGATGACATTGTGGAGAAGATTGTCCAGAGCCAGAACTtctctgacagcagcaacaatgaGG ACAGTAACCTGAGGCTATTTGTCAGCAAAGATGGGAGCACTGCTCTCAGTGGGACGCTCGCCAACAG AGGAACAGCTGGTGTGTTTGAGCCAGTCGTCATCGAGACTCATTGA